CAAATGGTTGTACTACCAAACAACTAATTGATGAAGTGCTAACTTACAAAAAATCTAAGTTAAAAGGGCAGGGAATTGAATTTATCAGCGAACCGGATGTACCTGCTGCTGGTGGATTAGACTTATTAGAAGAAATGCTAGAACGCGCTGCTGCATTACTTAAACCAGAAGCAAAAGAACACAATCTCAAATTCCCTAAAGGTATGATATTATGGGGGCCACCCGGTACTGGGAAGAGTTTAAGCGCCAAATTAGCAGCTAAAAAAATGGGCGTACCGATGGTTGCTGCTGATTGGAGTTCATTACGCGGTGCTACTGCTTACGAATCGAGAAAGAATTTACGCGAATTCCTGCAATTATGCGATTCTTTGGGCGAATATGGTCTTGTTCTCTATTTTGATCTAAGTAAATAGTGATAGATGCTTTTATCTCTTTAGTTAGGTCTGCTTAGTAAATATAGTTATTAATTTGGGAATAAGCACTGA
This Aerosakkonema funiforme FACHB-1375 DNA region includes the following protein-coding sequences:
- a CDS encoding AAA family ATPase is translated as MVDNNEVPGVFVFEGMLTPDTSGKNELEQLAMISNLAYDLPTRGQQQFVVALETYAELPQELIPLVPVLVNPLPDASQVRQIVQDFSNQLFLAPAELEQLVRTCRGLPIGELSTLWQRLLSNGCTTKQLIDEVLTYKKSKLKGQGIEFISEPDVPAAGGLDLLEEMLERAAALLKPEAKEHNLKFPKGMILWGPPGTGKSLSAKLAAKKMGVPMVAADWSSLRGATAYESRKNLREFLQLCDSLGEYGLVLYFDLSK